A genome region from Pseudomonas sp. N3-W includes the following:
- a CDS encoding winged helix-turn-helix domain-containing protein, which produces MDNLGFGKVLLVEDDEKLAGLIAYFLSQHGFEVQTVFRGDLALAAFLDFKPKIVVLDLMLPGQSGLHVCREIRSVSDTPIVILTAKEDDLDHILGLESGADDYVIKPIKPPVLLARLRALQRRQAPDNAVCSALEFGNLSIDRSCREVRLAGEGIELSTMEFELLWLLASAAGKTLTRDDILNRMRGIAFDGLNRSVDVYISKLRAKLKDNPREPICIKTVWGKGYLFNPFAWEL; this is translated from the coding sequence ATGGATAACCTGGGTTTTGGCAAAGTATTGCTGGTGGAAGACGACGAAAAACTCGCGGGGCTGATCGCCTATTTCCTGTCCCAACATGGTTTCGAGGTCCAGACGGTGTTCCGTGGCGACCTGGCGCTGGCGGCGTTCCTCGACTTCAAGCCAAAAATCGTCGTGCTCGACCTGATGTTGCCGGGCCAGAGCGGTTTGCATGTGTGCCGGGAAATCCGCAGTGTGTCCGATACGCCCATCGTCATTCTGACGGCCAAGGAAGACGATCTTGACCACATCCTCGGCCTGGAATCCGGCGCCGACGATTACGTGATCAAACCGATCAAGCCCCCTGTACTGCTGGCCCGCCTGCGCGCCTTGCAACGTCGCCAGGCGCCGGACAACGCGGTGTGCAGTGCACTGGAGTTCGGCAACCTGAGTATCGACCGCAGTTGCCGTGAAGTGCGCCTGGCGGGCGAGGGCATCGAGCTCAGCACCATGGAGTTCGAACTGCTCTGGCTGCTGGCCAGCGCCGCTGGCAAGACCCTGACCCGTGACGACATCCTCAACCGGATGCGCGGCATCGCCTTCGATGGTCTGAACCGCAGCGTCGATGTGTACATCAGCAAGCTGCGGGCCAAGCTCAAGGACAATCCGCGTGAGCCGATCTGCATCAAGACCGTGTGGGGCAAGGGTTATCTGTTCAATCCGTTTGCGTGGGAGCTGTAG
- a CDS encoding tRNA-(ms[2]io[6]A)-hydroxylase, translating into MILPEIHEFLGCRTPDGWVQAALADQETLLIDHKNCEFKAASTALSLIAKYHSHVDLINLMSRLAREELVHHEQVMRLMKKRKIELRQLSAGRYASGLRKVVRSHEPVKLVDTLVVGAFIEARSCERFEALVPHLDEELGKFYFGLLKSEARHFQGYLKLAYQYGDAKDIAQVIDRVRAAEQELIESPDVEFRFHSGVPAAA; encoded by the coding sequence ATGATCCTTCCCGAAATTCACGAGTTCCTCGGCTGCCGCACCCCCGACGGCTGGGTCCAAGCCGCGCTGGCCGATCAGGAAACCCTGCTGATCGACCACAAGAACTGCGAGTTCAAGGCCGCCAGCACGGCGTTGAGCCTGATCGCCAAGTACCACTCCCACGTTGACCTGATCAACCTGATGTCGCGCCTGGCCCGGGAAGAGCTGGTGCACCACGAGCAGGTCATGCGCCTGATGAAAAAGCGCAAGATCGAGCTGCGTCAGCTGTCCGCCGGGCGTTACGCCTCGGGCCTGCGCAAAGTGGTGCGCAGTCACGAACCGGTGAAACTGGTGGATACGCTGGTGGTCGGTGCTTTTATCGAGGCCCGCAGTTGCGAGCGTTTCGAGGCATTGGTGCCGCATCTGGACGAAGAACTGGGCAAGTTCTACTTCGGTTTGCTGAAAAGCGAAGCCCGGCATTTCCAGGGCTATCTGAAACTGGCTTACCAGTACGGTGATGCCAAGGATATCGCTCAGGTCATCGACCGCGTTCGTGCGGCCGAGCAGGAGTTGATCGAGTCGCCGGACGTGGAATTCCGCTTTCACAGCGGCGTGCCCGCCGCCGCATGA
- a CDS encoding universal stress protein: MQAIRSILVVIEPEHAESLALKRAKLIAGVTQAHLHLLVCDKKHDHSGMLGVLKAALLQDGYSVTTEQAWNESLHETIVDVQQAEGCGLVVKQHFPDSPLKKALLTPADWKLLRYCPTPVLLVKTCKPWAGGVILAAIDVGNTDAEHRSLHACIVDHGYDIAALAKAQLHVVSAHPSPMLSSADPVFQLRETIEAKYREQCKAFQAEFDIDDAHLHIEEGPADVLIPYTVHKLQAAVVVIGTVARTGLSGALIGNTAEVVLDAVESDVLVLKPEDIMDHLEEVVTRH; encoded by the coding sequence ATGCAAGCCATTCGCAGCATTCTGGTGGTCATCGAACCCGAACACGCGGAAAGCCTGGCGCTTAAACGGGCCAAGTTGATCGCCGGCGTGACCCAGGCCCATCTGCACCTGCTGGTGTGCGATAAAAAGCACGACCACAGTGGCATGTTGGGCGTGCTCAAGGCCGCGCTGTTGCAGGACGGCTACAGCGTCACCACCGAACAGGCGTGGAACGAAAGCCTGCACGAAACCATCGTCGACGTGCAGCAGGCCGAAGGCTGCGGGTTGGTGGTCAAGCAACACTTCCCCGACAGCCCCCTGAAAAAGGCCCTGCTGACCCCGGCGGACTGGAAACTGCTGCGCTACTGCCCGACGCCGGTATTGCTGGTGAAGACCTGCAAACCCTGGGCGGGTGGCGTGATTCTGGCGGCGATCGACGTCGGTAACACGGATGCCGAGCACCGCTCCCTGCACGCGTGCATCGTCGATCATGGCTACGACATCGCCGCGCTGGCCAAGGCTCAGTTGCATGTGGTGAGCGCCCACCCGTCACCGATGCTGTCGTCGGCGGACCCGGTGTTTCAACTGCGCGAAACCATCGAGGCCAAGTACCGCGAGCAGTGCAAGGCGTTCCAGGCCGAGTTCGACATAGACGATGCGCATCTGCACATCGAGGAAGGCCCGGCGGACGTGCTGATTCCGTACACGGTGCACAAGCTTCAGGCGGCGGTGGTGGTCATCGGCACCGTGGCGCGCACCGGGTTGTCCGGGGCGTTGATCGGCAATACGGCAGAAGTGGTGCTGGATGCGGTGGAGAGCGATGTGCTGGTGCTCAAGCCGGAAGACATCATGGACCATCTGGAAGAGGTGGTGACGCGGCATTGA
- a CDS encoding DUF1289 domain-containing protein, with translation MPNQTIKTPCVGLCSTVYGDLVCRGCKRFHHEVINWNGYNEEEKRAVWLRLEQLLSQVMASKLEVFDPRLLRQQLEQRKIRFVPHQSEYCWAYQLIARGARVINNLEAYGMVLMPEFREWNLPELRDAIDREFFLLSEAHYERYIAPGFLKDAFSG, from the coding sequence ATGCCCAATCAGACTATCAAGACCCCCTGCGTCGGCCTCTGCTCCACCGTTTACGGTGATCTGGTGTGCCGTGGCTGCAAGCGTTTCCACCATGAAGTGATCAATTGGAACGGTTACAACGAGGAGGAAAAGCGTGCGGTGTGGCTGCGTCTTGAGCAGTTGCTGTCACAAGTGATGGCCAGCAAGCTGGAAGTGTTCGATCCGCGTCTGCTGCGCCAGCAGCTTGAGCAACGCAAAATTCGTTTTGTGCCGCATCAGTCGGAGTATTGCTGGGCCTACCAATTGATCGCCCGGGGTGCGCGGGTGATCAATAACCTGGAGGCGTATGGCATGGTGCTGATGCCGGAGTTTCGCGAGTGGAACCTGCCGGAACTGCGCGATGCCATTGATCGGGAGTTTTTCCTTCTGTCTGAAGCGCATTACGAGCGCTACATTGCGCCGGGTTTCCTCAAGGACGCCTTCAGCGGCTGA
- the acnB gene encoding bifunctional aconitate hydratase 2/2-methylisocitrate dehydratase, translated as MLEAYRKHIEERAALGIVPQPLNAEQTAGLVELLKNPPAGEEAFLVDLITNRIPPGVDEAAYVKAGFLSALAKGEATSPLIDKKRAVELLGTMQGGYNIVTLVDLLDSAELAPVAAAQLKHTLLMFDAFHDVAEKAKNGNEHAKGVIQSWADGEWFRNRPVLADKISLRVFKVTGETNTDDLSPAPDAWSRPDIPLHALAMLKMAREGIVPDAQGVTGPMKQIEEMRGQGFPIAYVGDVVGTGSSRKSATNSVLWFFGDDVPYVPNKRAGGFCFGSKIAPIFYNTMEDAGALPIEFDVTNMNMGDVIDLYPHAGKVCKHGTDEVLTTFEMKTPVLLDEVRAGGRIPLIIGRGLTDKARAELGLGPTDLFKLPEAPVDTGKGYTLAQKMVGKACGLPEGKGVRPGTYCEPKMTTVGSQDTTGPMTRDELKDLACLGFSTDLVMQSFCHTAAYPKPIDVTTHHTLPDFIMTRGGVSLRPGDGIIHSWLNRMLLPDTVGTGGDSHTRFPMGISFPAGSGLVAFAAATGVMPLDMPESILVRFKGKMQPGVTLRDLVHAIPYFAIQAGLLTVEKKGKKNAFSGRILEIEGLDNLSIEQAFELSDASAERSAAGCTIKLSKESITEYLNSNITLLRWMIGEGYGDARTLERRAQAMEAWVANPELMVADADAEYAEVIEIDLADIKEPVLCAPNDPDDARLLSSVAGEKIDEVFIGSCMTNIGHFRAAGKLLDQVKGQLPTRLWLSPPTKMDAHQLTEEGYYGIYGKAGARMEMPGCSLCMGNQARVEPNSTVVSTSTRNFPNRLGDGANVYLASAELASVASILGRLPTVEEYMEYAGKIDSMAADVYRYLSFDQIAEFREAAANANIPVVQA; from the coding sequence GTGCTTGAAGCCTACCGCAAACATATCGAAGAGCGTGCAGCACTGGGTATCGTTCCCCAGCCGCTTAACGCCGAACAAACAGCCGGCCTGGTCGAGCTGCTGAAAAATCCCCCGGCTGGCGAAGAAGCTTTCCTCGTTGACCTGATCACCAATCGCATTCCGCCTGGCGTGGACGAAGCGGCCTATGTAAAGGCCGGCTTCCTGTCTGCCCTGGCCAAGGGCGAAGCCACCTCCCCTCTGATCGACAAGAAACGCGCTGTTGAACTGCTCGGCACCATGCAGGGCGGCTACAACATCGTGACCCTGGTTGACCTGCTCGACAGCGCCGAACTGGCCCCTGTCGCTGCCGCTCAACTCAAGCACACCCTGCTGATGTTCGATGCGTTCCACGACGTGGCCGAAAAAGCCAAAAACGGCAACGAACATGCCAAAGGCGTGATCCAGTCCTGGGCTGACGGCGAGTGGTTCCGCAACCGCCCTGTCCTGGCCGACAAGATCAGCCTGCGCGTGTTCAAGGTCACCGGCGAAACCAACACCGACGACCTGTCCCCTGCCCCGGATGCCTGGTCCCGCCCGGATATCCCGCTGCACGCCCTGGCCATGCTGAAAATGGCCCGTGAAGGCATCGTGCCTGACGCTCAAGGCGTCACCGGCCCGATGAAGCAGATCGAAGAAATGCGCGGTCAAGGCTTCCCTATCGCCTACGTCGGTGACGTGGTCGGTACCGGTTCGTCGCGTAAATCGGCGACCAACTCGGTGCTGTGGTTCTTCGGCGACGACGTTCCTTACGTACCGAACAAGCGTGCTGGCGGTTTCTGCTTCGGCAGCAAGATCGCTCCGATCTTCTACAACACCATGGAAGATGCCGGCGCACTGCCGATCGAGTTCGACGTTACCAACATGAACATGGGCGACGTGATCGACCTGTATCCGCATGCTGGCAAAGTCTGCAAGCACGGCACCGACGAAGTCCTGACCACCTTCGAAATGAAGACCCCGGTCCTGTTGGACGAAGTTCGTGCTGGCGGCCGTATCCCGCTGATCATCGGTCGCGGCCTGACCGACAAGGCTCGCGCCGAACTGGGCCTGGGCCCTACCGATCTGTTCAAACTGCCTGAAGCACCTGTCGACACCGGCAAGGGCTACACCCTGGCACAGAAAATGGTCGGCAAGGCTTGCGGTCTGCCAGAAGGCAAAGGCGTTCGTCCGGGTACTTACTGCGAACCGAAAATGACCACCGTCGGCTCCCAGGACACCACCGGTCCAATGACCCGTGACGAACTGAAAGACCTGGCGTGCCTGGGCTTCTCGACCGACCTGGTGATGCAGTCCTTCTGCCACACCGCGGCGTATCCAAAGCCGATCGACGTGACCACCCACCACACCCTGCCTGACTTCATCATGACCCGCGGCGGCGTTTCCCTGCGTCCGGGGGACGGCATCATCCACAGCTGGCTGAACCGCATGCTGCTGCCGGACACCGTCGGTACCGGTGGTGACTCGCACACCCGCTTCCCAATGGGCATTTCGTTCCCGGCCGGTTCCGGTCTGGTTGCGTTTGCTGCTGCCACCGGCGTCATGCCGCTGGACATGCCGGAATCGATCCTGGTGCGCTTCAAAGGCAAAATGCAGCCGGGCGTGACCCTGCGTGACCTGGTTCACGCCATTCCTTACTTCGCGATCCAGGCTGGCCTGCTGACCGTCGAGAAGAAAGGCAAGAAGAACGCCTTCTCCGGCCGCATCCTGGAAATCGAAGGCCTGGACAACCTGAGCATCGAGCAGGCTTTCGAGCTGTCCGACGCCTCGGCCGAACGTTCGGCTGCCGGTTGCACCATCAAGCTGTCGAAAGAGTCGATCACCGAGTACCTGAACTCCAACATCACCCTGCTGCGCTGGATGATCGGCGAAGGCTACGGCGATGCACGTACGCTGGAACGTCGCGCCCAAGCGATGGAAGCCTGGGTTGCCAACCCTGAGCTGATGGTTGCCGATGCTGACGCCGAATACGCTGAAGTCATCGAAATCGACCTGGCCGACATCAAGGAGCCTGTGCTCTGCGCGCCAAACGATCCGGACGACGCCCGTCTGCTGTCCAGCGTTGCTGGTGAGAAGATCGACGAAGTGTTCATCGGTTCGTGCATGACCAACATTGGTCACTTCCGCGCTGCCGGTAAACTGCTGGATCAGGTCAAGGGTCAGCTGCCAACCCGTCTGTGGCTGTCGCCGCCGACCAAGATGGACGCTCACCAACTGACCGAAGAAGGCTACTACGGCATCTACGGCAAGGCCGGCGCGCGCATGGAAATGCCGGGCTGCTCGCTGTGCATGGGTAACCAGGCACGCGTAGAGCCGAACTCGACTGTGGTGTCGACGTCGACCCGTAACTTCCCGAACCGTCTGGGTGACGGCGCGAACGTCTACCTGGCTTCGGCCGAGCTGGCGTCTGTTGCTTCCATCCTGGGTCGCCTGCCGACCGTCGAGGAGTACATGGAATACGCTGGCAAGATCGACAGCATGGCGGCCGATGTCTACCGCTACCTGTCCTTCGACCAGATTGCCGAGTTCCGTGAAGCTGCTGCGAACGCCAACATTCCGGTCGTTCAAGCCTAA